A single Prochlorococcus marinus XMU1410 DNA region contains:
- a CDS encoding PAP/fibrillin family protein: MESENDLLNLLLKSPNSERIQTIAEQLEIDHNFSFSKDRNDLQGVWELMWSSSNSPFLKYSPFIDNLQILDPFNLTGLNLLKPRGIKSIIGTGILIRLNYINEKKIGVKFTHAGVIGPKFGRKNIKAMKEINNEQLGWLEITFLSSNLRICRGDKGTLFVLRKINSSTLFNNFKEFIKIY; encoded by the coding sequence ATGGAAAGCGAGAATGATTTATTAAATTTACTTCTTAAATCTCCAAATTCAGAGAGAATACAGACTATTGCCGAACAACTTGAAATTGATCATAATTTTTCCTTTAGCAAAGATAGAAATGATTTACAGGGTGTTTGGGAGCTTATGTGGAGTAGTTCTAATAGTCCCTTTTTAAAATATTCTCCTTTTATTGATAATCTTCAAATTCTTGATCCCTTTAATTTAACTGGTCTTAATTTACTTAAACCTAGAGGAATAAAATCAATTATTGGTACTGGTATTTTAATAAGACTTAATTACATAAATGAAAAAAAAATTGGGGTCAAATTTACACATGCTGGCGTTATAGGTCCTAAGTTCGGAAGAAAAAATATAAAGGCTATGAAAGAAATAAATAATGAACAATTAGGGTGGTTAGAGATAACTTTTTTAAGTAGTAATCTTAGAATTTGCAGAGGTGATAAAGGAACTTTATTTGTTTTAAGAAAAATAAATTCTTCGACTTTATTCAACAATTTTAAAGAATTTATTAAAATCTATTAA
- a CDS encoding MAPEG family protein translates to MQVAFAWSLCLSVGIVLLSIIPLTIGRVKAGYSVENMSAPRALFDELPSFGKRAVWCHQNCWESISLHAPACLLCLITLTDSNIAIIAALIHPIFRFLYIGAYVFNIPTARGLMWASGIFTTLLLYKEGLTQLI, encoded by the coding sequence ATGCAAGTAGCTTTTGCCTGGAGCCTTTGTCTATCAGTTGGAATTGTTTTATTATCAATTATTCCATTAACTATAGGGAGAGTTAAAGCAGGATATTCTGTAGAAAATATGTCTGCTCCAAGGGCTTTATTCGATGAATTACCTTCATTTGGAAAAAGAGCAGTTTGGTGTCATCAAAATTGTTGGGAAAGTATTTCCCTACATGCACCCGCATGTCTTCTTTGTTTGATTACTTTAACTGACTCTAATATTGCAATAATTGCAGCATTGATTCATCCTATTTTTCGTTTTTTATATATTGGTGCATATGTATTTAATATTCCAACAGCTAGAGGTTTAATGTGGGCCTCAGGAATTTTTACAACACTTTTACTTTACAAAGAGGGTTTAACACAATTGATATAA
- a CDS encoding pilus assembly protein, which yields MKEIGEIKSNIYKIAAVTDRGQRLNKLISPMYEEKANEMDELIDALKEFSFEISEKLLSGEWELIFSNVELFRSSPFFLAIENALNDEFKSNLFFKLHQLQVGSFGISTIGRIAQKIDFEKKEFISTFDTTIFGLTTIPILGWFKLLPTFGGRVITLASDLVLRNNLLDMNLQKTKVSKVDGLNKIPLFSELLMDRWYPVKEVWNKLPWNKESPNCQVSIVYLDDEMRIVQDMYGSIFIYIRPSISLLNSNTISND from the coding sequence ATGAAAGAAATTGGAGAGATAAAGTCAAATATATATAAAATAGCTGCTGTTACAGATAGAGGGCAAAGATTAAATAAATTAATTTCTCCTATGTATGAGGAAAAAGCTAATGAAATGGATGAATTGATTGATGCTCTTAAAGAATTTAGTTTTGAAATATCAGAAAAATTATTGTCTGGAGAGTGGGAATTGATTTTTTCTAATGTTGAATTATTTCGAAGTTCCCCTTTCTTCCTTGCTATTGAAAATGCATTAAATGATGAATTTAAAAGTAATCTTTTTTTTAAATTACATCAATTGCAAGTAGGATCCTTTGGCATATCTACTATTGGGAGAATTGCTCAAAAGATTGATTTTGAAAAAAAAGAATTTATATCAACTTTTGACACTACAATATTTGGGCTTACAACTATTCCTATCTTAGGTTGGTTCAAACTATTGCCTACTTTTGGTGGAAGAGTAATAACCCTAGCAAGTGATTTAGTTTTAAGAAATAATTTACTTGATATGAATTTACAAAAGACAAAAGTTTCCAAAGTTGATGGACTTAATAAGATTCCATTATTTAGTGAATTACTTATGGATAGATGGTATCCAGTTAAAGAGGTATGGAATAAGTTACCTTGGAATAAAGAATCGCCAAATTGCCAGGTTTCAATTGTATATTTAGACGATGAAATGAGAATTGTGCAAGATATGTATGGGTCTATTTTTATTTATATAAGGCCTTCAATTTCCTTGTTGAATTCAAATACAATCTCTAATGATTAA
- a CDS encoding Nif11 family protein has product MSDKDLSNFLKKIEQLNQIAEQIKNNPSKKFSLSKCKNHDEVIKLTTEWGFDIGKRWGEY; this is encoded by the coding sequence ATGTCAGATAAAGATCTAAGTAATTTTCTAAAAAAAATAGAGCAACTTAATCAAATTGCTGAGCAAATAAAAAATAATCCTAGTAAAAAGTTTTCCCTTTCAAAATGCAAGAATCATGATGAAGTAATTAAATTAACCACTGAATGGGGTTTTGATATTGGTAAAAGGTGGGGAGAATATTAA
- a CDS encoding DUF1330 domain-containing protein: MTKSYWLKKISIPNADLFLEYIRTVLPWIKSVGGVIVKRDLIQESTSNEWDGGQLGLVIEFESKFAAKKAFYSEVFQKYLKSRDLMELVTISTL; this comes from the coding sequence ATGACAAAGAGCTATTGGCTTAAGAAAATTTCAATTCCAAATGCTGATTTATTTCTGGAATATATAAGGACAGTATTGCCTTGGATTAAATCTGTGGGAGGAGTAATAGTAAAAAGAGATTTAATACAAGAATCAACCTCAAATGAATGGGATGGAGGGCAGCTTGGATTAGTAATTGAATTCGAATCAAAATTTGCTGCTAAAAAAGCATTTTATTCTGAAGTATTTCAAAAATATCTGAAGTCAAGAGATTTAATGGAACTAGTGACTATAAGTACTCTTTAA